The nucleotide window CGCCGAGGGTGCCTCCAAGGACATCCGCATCGAGGTGATCAACGCCGCCACCGAGGACGACGCCGTCGAGGTCGGCCGGAGCATCGCCCGTAACAACCTCCTCAAGTGCGCCATCCACGGCGAGGACCCCAACTGGGGCCGTGTCCTCTCCGCGATCGGCACCACGAAGGCCGCCTTCGAACCGGACCGGCTGAACGTGGCCATCAACGACGTCTGGGTGTGCAGGAACGGCGGCGTGGGCGCGGACCGCGAACTCGTCGACATGCGGTACCGCGAGGTCCGCATCACCGCCGACCTCGCCGAAGGCGGCCAGTCGGCCGTCATCTGGGCCAACGACCTGACCGCGGAGTACGTCCACGAGAACAGCGCGTACAGCTCATGAGCACGCCCGCGCGGAAGCACACCGCGCTGCCGAAGGCACAGATCCTGATCGAGGCACTGCCCTGGCTGACCCGGCACAACGGCAAGACCGTCGTCATCAAGTTCGGCGGCAACGCCATGATCGACGAGGAGCTGAAGGCCGCCTTCGCCCAGGACGTCGTCTTCCTGCGCCACGCCGGTCTCAAGCCCGTCGTCGTGCACGGCGGCGGCCCGCAGATCAGCGCCCAGCTCGACAAGCAGGGCCTGGTCAGCGAGTTCAAGGCCGGACTCCGGGTCACCACACCCGAGGCGATGGACGTCGTACGGATGGTGCTCGCCGGACAGGTCCAGCGCGAGCTGGTCGGCCTCCTCAACCAGCACGGCCCGCTCGCCGTCGGCATGACCGGCGAGGACGCCCACACGATCACCGCCGTCCAGCACCGGCCCGTCATCGACGGCGAACTCGTCGACATCGGCCGGGTCGGCGAGATCACCGCGATCGACACCGGCGCCATACAGGCACTCCTGGACGACGGCCGCATTCCGGTCGTCTCCTCCATCGCGCGCTCCGCCGACGACAACCACGTCTACAACGTCAACGCGGACACCGCGGCGGCGGCACTCGCCGCCGCGCTGAACGCCGAGACGCTGATGGTCCTCACCGACGTGGAGGGCCTCTACGAGGACTGGCCGCACAGCGACGACGTGATCAGCCGGCTCACCGCCACCGAGCTGGAGAAGCTGCTGCCCAGCCTGTCGAGCGGCATGGTCCCCAAGATGCAGGGCTGCCTGCACGCCGTACGCAACGGCGTCGAGACCGCCCGCGTCATCGACGGCCGGGTCCAGCACTCGATCCTGCTGGAGATCTTCACCGACGAGGGCGTCGGCACGATGGTCGTGGCCGACGCACCGACCCGTACCAAGGGGGAGTCATGAGCAACGAGGAACTCTCGAAGCGCTGGCAGGGCGCGCTGATGGACAACTACGGCACCCCGCAGCTCCCCCTGGTCCGCGGCGCGGGCGCCCACGTCTGGGATGCCGAAGGCACCGAGTACCTCGACTTCGTCGGCGGTATCGCGGTGAACGCGCTGGGCCACGCCCACCCCGCCGTCGTCGAGGCCGTCTCCGCCCAGATCGCGTCACTCGGCCACGTCTCGAACCTCTTCATCGCCGAACCGCCCATCGCCCTCGCCGAGCGGCTGCTCCAGCTCTTCGGCCGGACGGGCAAGGTGTACTTCTCCAACTCCGGCGCCGAGGCCAACGAGGCCGCGTTCAAGATCGGCCGGCTCACCGGGCGCACGCACATGGTCGCCACCGACGGCGGCTTCCACGGCCGGACCATGGGCGCGCTCGCCCTCACCGGCCAGCCCGGGAAGCGGGAGCCGTTCGTCCCGCTGCCCGGGGACGTCACGCATGTGCCCTACGGCGACGTCGAAGCGCTGCGGACCGCGGTGACGACCGACACGGCCCTGCTGATCGTCGAGCCGGTCCAGGGCGAGAACGGCGTCGTCGTCCCGCCCAAGGGCTATCTGGAGGCGGCCCGGGAGATCACCCGGGCCACCGGCACCCTGCTCGTGCTCGACGAGGTGCAGACCGGCATCGGCCGCTGCGGTTACTGGTTCGAGCACCAGGCCCACCAGGGCGTCGAGCCCGACGTCGTCACCCTCGCCAAGGGCCTCGGCGGCGGACTGCCGATCGGCGCCACCGTCGCGTTCGGTGCGGCGGCCGGCCTGCTGGAGCCCGGCCACCACGGCACGACGTTCGGCGGCAACCCGGTCGCCTGCGCGGCCGGACTCGCCGTTCTGGACACGCTCGCGGCCGACGGCGCCCTGGACGACGTGAAGCGTCTCGGCGAGAAGATCAGGAACGGCGTGGAGGGCCTGGGCCACCCCCTGGTCTCCCACGTCCGCGGCTGCGGCCTGCTGCTGGGTATCGTGCTCACCGGACCCCTCGCACCGAAGGTGCAGCAGGCGGCCCAGAGAGCCGGACTCCTGGTCAACGCGCCCGCCCCCGATGTCGTACGGCTCATGCCGCCGCTGATCATCGGCGACGCGGAGGTGGACGCCTTCCTGCGGGTCCTGCCGGGTGCTCTCGACGCGGCATACGGGGACGGACGATCCGGAGCATGACGATCCGGAGAATGAGGCGACGACGATGACCGAGGCGCAGGAATCCGAGCACGGCGGGCCGTCCGTGCCGCAGACCCGCACGGCCCGCCACCGCCGGATCGTGGACATCCTGAACCGGCAGCCGGTCCGCTCGCAGAGCCAGCTGGCCAAGCTCCTCGCCGACGACGGGCTGAGCGTCACTCAGGCGACGCTCTCCCGCGACCTGGACGAGCTGGGCGCGGTGAAGATCCGTAACACCGGGGGCGAACTGATCTACGCGGTGCCGAGCGAGGGCGGATTCCGTACCCCGCAGGCGCCGCTTGGCGGCTCGGCCAAGGAGGAGCGGATGCGGCGGCTCTCCGCCGAACTGCTCATCTCCGCGGAGGCGTCGGCCAACCTGGTGGTGCTGCGCACGCCTCCGGGCGCGGCCCAGTTCCTCGCCTCGGCCATCGACCAGGCCGAACTGCACGACATCCTGGGCACCATCGCGGGCGACGACACACTCATGCTGATCAGCC belongs to Streptomyces finlayi and includes:
- the argB gene encoding acetylglutamate kinase — protein: MSTPARKHTALPKAQILIEALPWLTRHNGKTVVIKFGGNAMIDEELKAAFAQDVVFLRHAGLKPVVVHGGGPQISAQLDKQGLVSEFKAGLRVTTPEAMDVVRMVLAGQVQRELVGLLNQHGPLAVGMTGEDAHTITAVQHRPVIDGELVDIGRVGEITAIDTGAIQALLDDGRIPVVSSIARSADDNHVYNVNADTAAAALAAALNAETLMVLTDVEGLYEDWPHSDDVISRLTATELEKLLPSLSSGMVPKMQGCLHAVRNGVETARVIDGRVQHSILLEIFTDEGVGTMVVADAPTRTKGES
- a CDS encoding acetylornithine transaminase, with amino-acid sequence MSNEELSKRWQGALMDNYGTPQLPLVRGAGAHVWDAEGTEYLDFVGGIAVNALGHAHPAVVEAVSAQIASLGHVSNLFIAEPPIALAERLLQLFGRTGKVYFSNSGAEANEAAFKIGRLTGRTHMVATDGGFHGRTMGALALTGQPGKREPFVPLPGDVTHVPYGDVEALRTAVTTDTALLIVEPVQGENGVVVPPKGYLEAAREITRATGTLLVLDEVQTGIGRCGYWFEHQAHQGVEPDVVTLAKGLGGGLPIGATVAFGAAAGLLEPGHHGTTFGGNPVACAAGLAVLDTLAADGALDDVKRLGEKIRNGVEGLGHPLVSHVRGCGLLLGIVLTGPLAPKVQQAAQRAGLLVNAPAPDVVRLMPPLIIGDAEVDAFLRVLPGALDAAYGDGRSGA
- a CDS encoding arginine repressor, translating into MTEAQESEHGGPSVPQTRTARHRRIVDILNRQPVRSQSQLAKLLADDGLSVTQATLSRDLDELGAVKIRNTGGELIYAVPSEGGFRTPQAPLGGSAKEERMRRLSAELLISAEASANLVVLRTPPGAAQFLASAIDQAELHDILGTIAGDDTLMLISRDPAGGQALADHLLRLAQNDRP